One Panicum virgatum strain AP13 chromosome 9K, P.virgatum_v5, whole genome shotgun sequence genomic region harbors:
- the LOC120651370 gene encoding thaumatin-like protein 1b produces the protein MAPRSWLLALAAALALLNRGARSATFTIANGCGYTVWPGLLSSAGSAPLPTTGFALAPGESRAVAAPAGWSGRLWGRTLCAADAATGRFACATGDCGSGDVQCNGGGAATPATLAEFTLDGSGSLDFFDVSLVDGYNLPMLITPAGSSSSSGKCAATGCAAELNAACPAGLRVDAAADGPVACRSACDAFGDAQYCCSGAYGSPAACRPSAYSQFFKAACPRAYSYAYDDATSTFTCAAGSTDYAVTFCPGVPTSVKSTGQNQNPQAAGLPQQANNDTTMVFFGGNAQPSTSSAAAATNLLAAVAVTTAVALSSLLL, from the exons ATGGCGCCGCGTTCCTGGCTcctggcgctcgccgccgcgctcgccctgCTCAACCGAGGCGCGCGGTCGGCGACGTTCACCATCGCCAACGGCTGCGGGTACACGGTGTGGCCGGGGCTGCTCTCCAGCGCGGGCTCGGCCCCGCTGCCCACCACCGGGTTCGCGCTCGCGCCGGGGGAGTCCCGCGCCGTGGCGGCGCCCGCGGGGTGGTCGGGCCGCCTCTGGGGCCGcacgctctgcgccgccgacgccgccacggGCCGCTTCGCCTGCGCCACGGGGGACTGCGGCTCCGGGGACGTCCagtgcaacggcggcggcgccgccacgccCGCCACGCTGGCCGAGTTCACGCTCGACGGCAGCGGCAGCCTCGACTTCTTCGACGTCAGCCTCGTCGACGGCTACAACCTGCCCATGCTCATCACGCCcgctggctcctcctcctcctccggcaagTGCGCGGCGACGGGTTGCGCCGCGGAGCTGAACGCCGCGTGCCCGGCGGGCCTGCGGgtggacgccgccgcggacgggCCGGTGGCGTGCCGGAGCGCCTGCGACGCCTTCGGGGACGCGCAGTACTGCTGCAGCGGCGCCTACGGGAGCCCCGCCGCGTGCCGGCCCTCGGCATACTCCCAGTTCTTCAAGGCCGCCTGCCCGCGCGCCTACAGCTACGCCTACGACGACGCCACCTCCACCTTCACCTGCGCCGCCGGCAGCACCGACTACGCTGTCACCTTCTGCCCCGGCGTGCCCACCAG CGTGAAGTCGACGGGGCAGAACCAGAACCCGCAGGCCGCCGGGCTGCCGCAGCAGGCGAACAACGACACCACCATGGTCTTCTTCGGCGGCAACGCGCAGCCCAGCACCAGCAGCGCTGCTGCCGCCACGAACCttctcgccgccgtcgctgtcACCACGGCCGTGGCCCTCTCGTCTCTCCTCCTCTGA